Proteins found in one Tamandua tetradactyla isolate mTamTet1 chromosome 3, mTamTet1.pri, whole genome shotgun sequence genomic segment:
- the LOC143677600 gene encoding adenylate kinase isoenzyme 6-like, whose translation MVRPNILLTGIPGVGKTTLGKELASRSGLKYINVGDLAKEVQLYDDYDEEYDCPILDEDRVVDELENQMKEGGVIVDYHGCDFFPERWFHIVFVLRTDNSILYKRLESRGYNEKKLQDNIQCEIFQILYEEAMASYSEEIMHQLPSNNPEELENNINQILKQIEQWIKDHSS comes from the exons ATGGTGCGGCCCAACATCCTGCTTACCGGTATACCAGGAGTTGGAAAAACTACATTAGGCAAAGAACTTGCATCAAGATCCGGATTGAAATATATTAATGTGGGTGATTTAGCTAAAGAAGT GCAACTATATGATGACTATGATGAAGAGTATGATTGTCCCATTTTAGATGAAGATAGAGTAGTTGATGAGTTAGAAAACCAAATGAAAGAAGGTGGAGTTATTGTTGATTACCATGGTTGTGATTTCTTCCCTGAACGCTGGTTTCATATAGTTTTTGTGCTGAGAACGGATAATAGTATATTATACAAAAGACTTGAATCAAGGGGTTATAATGAGAAGAAACTACAAGATAATATTCAGTGtgaaatttttcaaattctttatgaaGAAGCCATGGCATCTTACAGTGAAGAAATAATGCACCAGCTGCCCAGTAATAATCCAGAAGAACTAGAGAATAATATAAATCAGATATTGAAACAGATTGAACAATGGATCAAAGATCATAGCTCTTGA